The proteins below are encoded in one region of Phaseolus vulgaris cultivar G19833 chromosome 1, P. vulgaris v2.0, whole genome shotgun sequence:
- the LOC137813957 gene encoding CDPK-related kinase 7-like, whose amino-acid sequence MGLCHGKPVETSQSEGGHHVFPGGKEVVVAPSPKIATKGSKFPFYSPSPLPSLFKNSPANSSVSSTPLRLFKRPFPPPSPAKHIRALLARRHGSVKPNEASIPEGSECEVGLDKSFGFSNHFHAHYELGPEVGRGHFGYTCSAKGRKGTFKGHDVAVKVIPKSKMTTAIAIEDVRREVKILRALTGHKNLVQFYEAYEDNDNVYIVMELCKGGELLDKILSRGGKYSEEDARIVMIQILSVVAFCHLQGVVHRDLKPENFLYISTEENSTLKVIDFGLSDYVKPDERLNDIVGSAYYVAPEVLHRSYGTEADMWSIGVIAYILLCGSRPFWARTESGIFRAVLKADPSFDEAPWPSLSADAVDFVKRLLNKDYRKRLTAAQALSHPWLTSHCDDVKIPFDMIIHKLVKAYICSSSLRKSALGALAKTLTLVQLAYLREQFNMLGPNKSGLISMQNFKTGILRSVTDASKDSRVLDYVNMVSSIQYRKLDFEEFCAAAISVHQLEGMESWEQHARRAYELFEKEGNRPIMIEELASELGLSPSVPIHVVLQDWIRHSDGKLSFLGFVRLLHGVSSRTFQKA is encoded by the exons ATGGGGCTGTGTCATGGAAAACCCGTTGAAACCTCACAAAGTGAAGGTGGGCACCACGTTTTCCCCGGCGGGAAAGAGGTAGTGGTGGCACCGAGTCCCAAAATCGCTACAAAAGGTTCAAAGTTTCCGTTTTACAGTCCAAGCCCGTTGCCGAGCCTGTTCAAGAACTCGCCGGCGAACTCGAGTGTGAGTTCGACACCTCTGCGGCTCTTCAAGCGGCCCTTTCCGCCTCCGTCGCCGGCGAAGCACATTCGCGCCTTACTGGCCCGCCGCCATGGCTCCGTCAAGCCCAATGAGGCCTCCATCCCCGAAGGGAGTGAGTGCGAGGTTGGGCTCGACAAGAGCTTCGGCTTCTCCAACCACTTCCACGCTCACTATGAGCTTGGTCCCGAAGTGGGCCGTGGCCACTTTGGCTACACTTGCTCTGCCAAGGGAAGAAAAGGCACCTTCAAGGGTCATGATGTTGCTGTCAAAGTCATTCCAAAGTCCAAG ATGACAACAGCAATTGCTATAGAGGATGTAAGGAGAGAAGTAAAGATATTGCGAGCTTTGACTGGGCACAAGAATCTGGTGCAATTCTATGAAGCCTATGAAGACAATGATAATGTTTATATAGTTATGGA GTTATGCAAAGGAGGTGAACTGCTAGATAAGATTCTTTCCAG GGGTGGAAAGTACTCAGAAGAAGATGCCAGAATTGTTATGATTCAGATATTAAGTGTGGTAGCTTTCTGTCATCTGCAGGGTGTTGTTCACCGTGATCTCAAGCCAGAG AATTTTCTCTATATTTCTACGGAGGAAAATTCCACTCTGAAGGTCATTGATTTTGGACTTTCTGACTATGTGAAGCCAG ATGAAAGGTTGAATGATATTGTTGGAAGTGCATATTATGTAGCTCCAGAAGTTTTGCATAGATCTTATGGGACAGAAGCAGATATGTGGAGCATTGGTGTAATTGCTTATATTCTTTTATGTGGAAGCCGACCCTTTTGGGCAAGGACAGAATCTGGCATATTTCGGGCTGTCCTGAAGGCTGATCCAAGTTTTGATGAAGCTCCTTGGCCATCTTTATCAGCTGATGCAGTAGATTTTGTAAAGAGACTGTTGAATAAAGATTATCGGAAAAGGCTAACTGCAGCTCAGGCTCTCA GTCATCCATGGCTGACGAGTCATTGTGATGATGTGAAGATACCTTTTGATATGATAATCCACAAGCTTGTTAAAGCTTATATATGCTCATCTTCATTACGCAAATCGGCATTAGGG GCTCTTGCAAAAACATTAACATTAGTGCAGCTAGCATATCTGAGAGAACAATTCAACATGTTAGGGCCAAACAAAAGTGGGTTAATCTCCATGCAGAACTTCAAGACG GGTATTTTAAGAAGTGTCACCGATGCCTCAAAGGATTCAAGGGTCTTAGATTATGTGAACATG GTTAGTTCAATCCAATATCGTAAATTAGATTTTGAGGAATTTTGTGCTGCTGCTATAAGTGTCCATCAACTAGAGGGAATGGAGAGCTGGGAGCAACATGCAAGGCGTGCCTATGAGTTGTTTGAAAAGGAAGGAAATAGGCCAATTATGATTGAAGAGCTTGCCTCG GAACTTGGTCTTAGCCCTTCAGTACCAATTCATGTGGTACTCCAAGATTGGATAAGACACTCAGATGGGAAGCTTAGCTTCTTGGGGTTTGTTAGACTCCTGCATGGGGTTTCTTCTCGCACATTTCAGAAGGCTTGA